The segment AGCTGCTGGCACGTATCGCCGCGCTGGAACCGATCTGGCGCAACCGGCTCGAACCGCTCGTCGACGCCCTGCACCGGTCGCTGCCACAGCTCAAAGACATCGGCGCGCGACTGCTGCAAGCGCAGAACAACTTTCTCGACTTGAAGCAACGCCTCACCACCGCGGTCGGCCCGGAGGGGATCACCCTCGACCAGTCCCACCTCACCCTGGACACGCCCCGGCTGTGTGTGCCCGTCCCGGGGCGGGGGTGCTGAGCGATGCGACGACTGGTCAGCGCGCAAGGTTTCGTCACCGCGGTCGGAGTTGGGTTGGTCGTGCTTCTCGCCCTGGTGGGCTACGTGGTGGTGGCCGACCCGCTGCGTGCCACGATCTCCTACTGCGCGGACATGCCGGACGCGGTGGGCTTGTACCCGGGCAATCACGTCACCATGCTCGGTGTTCCGGTCGGCACCGTGACCGCCGTGGAACCACGAAACGGTAGAGCGCGAGTGGAATTCACCGTCGCGGCCGAGCACCGACTCCGGGGGGAGGTACTGGCGACCACGGTGTCGGACACCCTGGTAGCCGACCGAGAGCTCGAGGTCCTCGGCGAATCGGGGCCGCTGCCGGAGTGGTCGCGCGAGTCCTGTGTAACCAACACCTTCACCCCCAAGAGCATCAGCGAAACCCTGCGCGCCCTGCGCGCCTTCTCCGGATTGGCCGACCAGCTCAACGGCGGCGACAACCCCGCAGACCAGGACAAGCTCCGGACCGGCCTGCAGTCCTTCGCCGGCGCCACCGCGGGCACCGGCCCGCAACTGAACCAGACCATCCGCGACCTGGCGACCGCGCTCAAACGACCCGACGCCGCAATCGGCAACATCGGGTCACTCATCGACTCCTTCGCCACGATCATGTCCAGCGTCGCCGTCAACTGGGCAGACATCGAAACAGCCGTCACCCAGGCCGCACCCGGCATCACCCTGATCAACGAGATCTGGACCGACGTTGTCCAGATCGTGCAATCACTGACCGTGATCCTGCCCTGGCTGAACAACCTGTCCCGCAAGTACGGCTATGACATCCTCAACGGCCTCGACGAAACCATCCCCTACCTGAAGCTGCTGTCGGCCAATGTCGCAGGCCTGCAACAACTCCTGGAAACGCTACCCGTCCTGGCCGGCGCCTTCACCAACACCCTCGACCCGGCCACCGGCGCGCCGCGGGTGAATTGGGCGCCGCCGAAAGCCGCGCTCCCGCCCGAACAAGCCGGCCTGATCTGCGCGTTGCTACGGTCCGCGACTCCGGGCAGTTGCCGCGCCGCGGCCAACGGACTCGTCGACACCGACCTCGTCCCCCTCGTCCTCGGATTGGCAGGTGCCCCGTGACCGCACGCCGACCCCGCCGCGGCATCGCCGCGCTCGCCGCTGTGGCCGCCACGATCTCCGCCTGCACCTTGGACCCGGCCAAGATGCCCGTTCCCGGCGCTGCCGTCGCGGGACCGACCTACTCCGTACACATCCAATTCACCAACGCGCTGAACCTGCCCGCCCAAGCCAAAGTCGTCGCCAACGGAGCCAAGGTCGGCAGCCTGCGCTCGGTTACCATCGTCGACCCGTCCGCCACCGCGCCGGGCTATGTGGAAGCTATTGTCGATATCAGCACCGCGGTGCGGCTGCCGGCGAGCACCACCGCCCAACTGCGCCAAAGCACCGTGCTCGGCGACATCTACATCGGACTCAGCACACCCGAGCCCGGTCCGCCGCTCGCCGACGGCGGCGCCATCGGACTCGAACAGACGAAACCGCCCCTGCAAATCGAGGATCTACTGCTCGGACTGTCCTCCTTCGTCGGAGGTGGTTCGCTGCAACAGATTCAACGGATCATCGACCAAGCCAACGCCGCGCTGCCCGAAGAGCCCGCCGACACCGCCCGCATCTTCGACACCCTCGGCCGCGACGTCCAAGACGTCAGCCTCAACCTGGACGCAGTCGACCGCTTGCTCGACGGGCTGCGCGCGAACCTGTCCGCGGTCACCGACAACCGCGCCGCCCTCGATGCCTTGCTCAGCCCGCGCGGCGCGACCGAGATCCCCGCCAGTGCCAACTCCATCGCCCAAACCCTCGGCATCGTCGGACAACTCAGCTTGATCGCGAACGCACTGGTCTGGCTCGGCCCGCTGCTGCAGGCCGGTGACAGCGCGGCCAAGGCCCTGGTGCCTCTGCTGTTCGCCGCGAACCCCCTCGACCTGGCCGCCCCCTCCAATCTCAACCGGCTCGTCGCGCTGTTGCACGACAAGGTTATTCCGTTCGCCGAGCGGCCCGCGATCGACATCACCTCGGTCACCGTCGAATCCTCCCGCACCGAGCAAACCGAAGACATGGTGCGCGCTCTACGCGTGATCGGACTGGTGCGATGAAGCCCACCGCCCTGGCTTCCCTGGCCAGCATCGTGGTCCTTCTCATCGCCGGGGGCACCTATCTGGTTTTCGGCGTGGTGCGCGTCAGCTGGCTCGATGACACCCTTACCGCCACCCTGCAGGTGCCCGACTCCGGCGGCCTGGCCGCCGGTTCGAAGGTGTTGCTGTCCGGAGTCGAGATCGGCAGGGTGACAGCGGTTTCGCACACCAGCACCGCGGTGGAGGTACGGCTGCGGATCGATAGCCGGTATCCGGTTCCCGCCGCCAGCGCCGCCCGCATCGAAGCGCTGTCCGCGCTCGGCGAGCCGTACCTGGACTTCCGGCCCGCCGACGGCGGGGGCCCCTATCTGCGTGACGGGCAGACGGTGCCGGCCCGCAATGTGCAAACGCCGGTTTCCTTGCCCGAAGTCGCCGCGGACACCACCGGGTTGCTACGGCAGCTGGACCCGGCCGCGCTCACCTCGATCGTCGACACCTTCTCCATTGCCCTCGCCGGTACCGACCGGCTGACCCCCGAGATCGCCCGCGCCACCGACCTGCTCGCCGCCACCATCCTCAGCCGCAGCGCCGTGCTGCGCCAACTGCTGCTGGACCTGCAAGCCCACGCGCCCCGCACCGGCGCCATCGGTTCCGGGCTGGCCGAGGCCGCACAACCTTGGCAGGACTTCGGACCTCGCGTCGCCGAAGTCGCCGATGCACTCGCCGGCATGATTCGCGCCGGTCAGATGCCGCAGGCCTTCCATTTCGACGACGGCATCAGCTTGGGCCTGCTGCCTTTCCTGGAGAAACTGTCGGCGAAGATCGAGGCTCTCGGTCCCGAGCTCCAAGAACTTCTGCCGCTGTTGGCCGCGCTGGCCGCCACCGCCACCCGCAGCGCGGGACAACTAGACCTGAGCGCCCTGATCACCCAAGCGCTGCATGCGACCACCCTGGACGGCACCCTGCGCCTGCAACTCGCCGTTAAATAATCCCGAAAGGCTCACTGTCCCATGACTACCGACACCAAGGAGCGACCCGCCCGCTCGCGACACACCGAACCCCCTGTTACCCGGTCGATCTCGATCAACGTCAACACTGTCATCTCCGCCGCGGTGATCGCAGTCCTGGTCGTCGCTGTCATTGCACTGAGCGGACTGCTCGTGGCGGCGCGCTCCGACATCTCCAACCGGGAGCGGGCCGCAGTCGACGACCGCCACGCCGAACAGGTCGCCACCGACTACGCCCTCGGCTCCGCGACGGTCAAGTTCGACGATATTCCCGCTTGGGTGGGACGGCTGAAAACCAACGCCAGTCCGGCCCTCGCCGCCAAATTCGACGCGACTGCGCCGAAGCTGCAGGAAATCCTGGTTCCGTTGCAGTGGAACTCGACCGCCACACCGATCGCGGCGAAAGTCGTTTCCGAATCCGGCGGACGCTACACGGTGAGCGTGTTCATCGACGTGAACTCCACCAACGCCCAGAACCCCGCCGGCGCCCGCAGCACCGTGACCTACACCGTCACCGTCGACCGCGGCGCCGGCTGGCAGGTCACCGATGTCGGCGGGTCCGACGGCGCTTTGCCCTTGAAATAGCGCATCCTGCCCCAGGATCGAAAACCGTTGCACCACAGAGGATCGCCATGACCACCCCGAATCCGCTACTGGACCAGCTCGGCGAACCCGCCGAGGTACTGACCCTGCTCACACCGAGCGAATCGCAGCGCCTCAGCGATCTGCTGCGTCAAGCCAAGCGCAGCGAACAACGCAGCCTGGACGAGACCATCGACCGCGCCTTGACGGTTCTGCCGCGCCTGATGCGAATGCCCGCTCGCAAGATCCTCTTCGGAAAGTAGACCGTGATGACCGAGTCCATTGCGTCAGCCCGCATCGACCAGCTCGCGCGCATACTGGGCGTCTGGTCCGATGACCTGCCAGATCTGCGGCGTCTGGCACCCGAGCAAATTGCGGCGCTGACTCGGAGGCTTTCCGATGACCTGTTCGACGCCCTGGCGCCCACCTTCGACCGCATCAGCGCACTCGCTCCGCTGATGCCAGACGCGCTCGTCGCTTCGGTAGCGCACAAGGCGATACCCGCCGACGTAGCCGGACGCGCCGCCGGTGCCCTCGGCACCACCCTCCCCGATCGGATCGCCGGCATTCTGAGTCGCATGCAGCCGAGCTATCTGGCCGAGGCCGCACCGTATGTAGATCCACGCGTGGTCTCGATAGTGGGGCCGCGTGTGCCCGCCGCGGTGCTCGTGCCGGCTGCGCAGGAGTTGTTGCGGCGCGGAGAGTTCGGTGTCGCCGCCACGTTCCTGGCCTGCCTCGGCGATGACCTGGTCCGCGCGCTGGAGCAAGCCATCACCGACGACCGGGCGCTGCTGCGCACCGTGGCCATGATCGATTCGGGGGAGCGGTTGCGGTCGGTGGTCGCGCTGGTGCCTGAGACGCGGCGAAACCGCATCGTGGCTGACGCCGCACAAGGGGATGCGGCGACGGTTGCGGCAGCGCTGTCGGTCCTGTCTCGGCTCGATGGGGACTTCGCTGGCCCCCTGGGGGCGGTCTTGTTCGAACGCGGCGAGGGCGCCACCGTCGACCGGATCGTCACGGCCGCGGTGGCCACCGACGCCATGCGAGATCTACTGATACTCAGCGACTCGATGGACGACGGCATCATCAACCGCTTGGCACAACACGAAGTGTTCCTGCGGCACTCGATGGCGAGAGACAGTCGGCCAGCGGCGGGATAGGTTTCAGCAGCGCCCGTGTTGTGCAAGCGCATGAGTATCGTTAGGTAGATTGTAAACAGCAGACAAAAGGTGAACCAGGGTCATGACGACGACGCCGACTAGCAGACGCCAGATGTATGCGGCCGCCACCCGCACCGCGCTCCTCGACGCGGGACGCGAGTCCTTCGCCGAACGCGGCTACGCCGGAACCAGCATCGAAGACATCACCGCAGCGGCTCTGATCAGCAAGGGCGCCTTCTACCGCCACTTCGCCGACAAACAGGCTATCTTCCTGGACCTTTTCGCGGAACGACTGCACGACGCGGCCGAATCGATCGAGGAGGCGGTGACCGGGATCCAGCAGGCCGAGCCCGGCGCAGGGCCGCCGATCGCGATCGCGTGTGCCTACGCGTTCGCGGCGAGATCGATCAGCGACCCCGTACATCGTGAGCTGCTACGGCAAGCACCCGAGGTCCTCGGTGAACAGAAGTACAACGCCATCGACGATAAGCTGGTGCTCCCCCCAGTCCAGCGCCTGCTCGCCGTGCTTGCCGAGCGAGGGGAGCTACGTGACGGTGTTCCACTCGAAACGACCGCTCGCCTGCTGCTACGGCTGATGTGCGCCAGCAACACGATCATCGCCAACGCCGCAGACCGCGAATCGATGCTGGCCGAATGCGCGACCACGATGATGTTCATCTTCGCAGGGGTGCTGAAGACCGCCGAAACCTAAGGGCGAGTTGGGTGTTCCAGCTGGTGTGGCGATACCCCCAGACGAACCAGCCACAGGCGAAAAGTCTCGATGAAGCCTGCTGCGGACCCGTCGGCATCGACAGTGCCTAGCACCTGGGCGATCACCAGACCGATTCCTGAGCCGATGATCGCCACGATTGCGCGGTCGAGTAGCTCGAGATCATGGATGTCGAGATCGATGCTTGCCGCTTGCGTCAACAACACGACCCGTACCGCCGCACGCAGGCCGTCGGTGGTCTCGGCGATGGTCTTTGCTTGTTCAGGATCCTGCCTGGTCGCGAAGACGAACTCGGCCGCGAGCGTGGTCCAGTCGGTCTCCGCACTGAGGATGCGCCATTGTTGTTCCAGGACAACGAGTTTGGCGGCGATGTCATCAACTTCGATCAAGGCCGTGGCAAGCCGGGCGAGGACCTCCTCGAAGTGCTGGCGCAGAATCTCCTGGCCCAGTGCCTCCTTGCTCGCGAAGTGACCATAGAGCGCCCCGTGTGTACGGCCGGCCGCCTTGGCGATTTTTGCGATCGTCGTACCGTGATAGCCGCTGGTGAGGAAGACCTGTTGCGCCGCGGCGAGGATGACCTCACGAGTGATCGCCTGCTGCTCTTCGCGGGTCAACGCCTTGGGCATGGATCCCTTCCTCGTCGTATCGCGCTGGATCGCCTGCGCCGGACCGGTGGTGCGAGCGCTGGACAGCGTATCAATGCACGCAGTTCGCGGACCTAAATGCGGGCCGTGACCCGAGGTCATATTGCGTCGTAACATGGATTATGTTAATGTCATATTACATCGCAATATGAAACTCCGACGGATGAGGCCGAGTTCTGAACAGGCCGGGTCCGCGCAATCAGCTATGTCGAGCCGAGAGGCAAGTGTCATGGGCAATGTCGCCGACGACAACAGAAAGTACGACTTCCTCCTCAAACTTCATGGAAAGAATGGGGAGAAGGCGCTGACGATGGCCGAGGCGCCCCGTCTCGATGACGGGTACTTCGGTCCGGATTCGATCAGCTGGAAGATCTACAACAACTTCCTGGTGGCCGGCATGGGTGCGCTGTCCGGTTTGTTCATCTCGGTCCTGGATCCAGACGGCGGCTACGGCGTAGGCCAGCACACCGTGTACCACTCCGACACCCTGGGACGGGTGCGCCGTAGCGTGCAGTTCTTCGGCGGAGCTGTATTCGGTGACACCGCCGGCGCCGAGAAGGTCGGCCGTGACCTTTTCCGCAAGCACTCGCATGTCAACGGTGTGGTGCCGGCGACGGGTGAGTCCTACCGCGCGAACCATGTCGAGACCCTCAAGTTCACCTACGTCGTGGGCTGGCCGCATCTGTGGCGGGCCTACAAGGCATTCGGTGACCCGAACGCGACCGCCGAGGACGAGCGGCAGTTCTACGCCGAGCAGCACATCGTCGCCGAGCTGCTCGGGATCCCGTCGGGCGAGCTGCCGCGGACACCTGAGGAGGTCGATGCCTGGGTGCAGAACGCGGAGCAGAACATCATGGCCTTCACCCGGCCGGCGCAGGAGCTCACAGACTTCCTCACCAAGCCGCCGTGGACACCCGTCTGGCCGCTGGGTGTGCTCAATATCCCGCTCCGAGTTCTGATCTGGGCATCGGTTCCACTGCTGACACCTCATGTTCGGGCAATGTGCGGGTTGGAAAACAAGCCGATTCGGACGGCGGTTTCTACCGCTCTCGTTCGCCGTGCAGCGAAATTGGTATCGAACCCCATCGTGGACAGGGCACTGGCGTCCTGGTTCGGCTACGAATACTGGGGCTACATGCACAACGCCGCGCGCCATGCCGCAGGCACGGGGCGCGTGCCCTTCACCCATGATCCCGGCCTGCGACTGCAGCAGGGCAAAGGCGGAACTTTGCAGTCCACGGAGTCGGCCGACGCGCGATCCTCGGCGACTGCGGGACACAGCAACGGCATCGCCCAGGAGGTGGGACTGTGACCAGAGTCGACGTCATCGCCAATGAACGGCTGCTCACCGACCGGCACTACTGGCGCGAGTTCCAGGAGTTCTGGCAGGACAAGCCCGTGGCATTGGTATTCCTGCGCCAGTTCGGCAGTGCTTTCGCGCTGCAGCAGGCTCAGAAAATCAGTGCGCACTATGACGAGATCACCGCTGCCGGTGGCGATGTGGTGTTCATCGGGCTCGGCACACCGATCCAAGCTTTCACCTTCCGGCAGAAGGCGAAGACCCGTTTCACGGTGCTGGCGACCAACGACCAGACGCTGTACCGCACCATGGGGCTGTGGCGGGCCGTCCTCGGCACGATCGGGCCGCGGAACCTGGTCCCCTTTGTGCACCTACTCCGTAACGGCGTCTACCCGGCTCAGCGTACGGGCGACAACGCCCAGCTAGGCGGCGCATTCGTCGTCGCGGCCGGCGGCAAAGAGGTCGTGTGGGACTTCCGTGCACACCGCGCCTCCGACATCCCACCCACCGCGGACATCGTCGCGGCCCTCCGCGCGGCATCGAAAGTGGCAGCGGCGTGACCGAAAACCCGCTCCGGGCAGCGATCTCGATGTCCTGATCATCGGCGCCGGTATCTCCGGTATCGGCGCCGGGCGATACCTGAAGACCCAGCTGCCGGACAAGACGTTCGCGATCCTGGAAGCGCGCGGTGCTTCCGGCGGAACCTGGGATCTGTTCCGCTACCCGGGAATTCGATCGGATTCGGATCTGCACACCTTCTGCTACGCGTTCAAGCCATGGGTGGACCGGGAGTCCATCGCCTCGGCGTCGAAGATCTTGAAATACCTGCGCGACACCATCACCGAGAACGACCTGGAGCCGCACATCCGGTACCGGCATCGGGTGGCCGGTGCGCACTGGTCGTCGGAGACCGCGCGCTGGACGGTCGAGATCGAAAACCCCGACACCGGTGCACGATTCGAGCTGCACGCCCGCTGGCTGTTCAGCGCCGCGGGCTACTACCGCTACGACGAAGGATTCACTCCGCCCTTCGAGGGGTGCGAACGCTTCGAGGGCACGATCGTGCACCCGCAGCGCTGGCCGGAGGACCTGGAGTACGCGGGCAAGCGGGTCGTGGTGGTCGGCAGCGGCGCGACTGCGGTGACGCTGGTGCCGGCCATGGCCGAGATCGCGGAACACGTCACGATGGTGCAGCGCACACCGAGCTATGTGATTCCGATTCCGCAGGTGGATCACATCGCCAACCTGCTGCGCGGCTACTCGGCGAAGAGCGCGGGTATGCGATCGCGCGGCGCAAGAACATCTTTGAGCAGCGTCTGATCTGGGAGATCTGCCGCCGCTATCCGCAGCGCGCGGAAGATCATTCGC is part of the Nocardia sp. XZ_19_385 genome and harbors:
- a CDS encoding MlaD family protein — encoded protein: MRRLVSAQGFVTAVGVGLVVLLALVGYVVVADPLRATISYCADMPDAVGLYPGNHVTMLGVPVGTVTAVEPRNGRARVEFTVAAEHRLRGEVLATTVSDTLVADRELEVLGESGPLPEWSRESCVTNTFTPKSISETLRALRAFSGLADQLNGGDNPADQDKLRTGLQSFAGATAGTGPQLNQTIRDLATALKRPDAAIGNIGSLIDSFATIMSSVAVNWADIETAVTQAAPGITLINEIWTDVVQIVQSLTVILPWLNNLSRKYGYDILNGLDETIPYLKLLSANVAGLQQLLETLPVLAGAFTNTLDPATGAPRVNWAPPKAALPPEQAGLICALLRSATPGSCRAAANGLVDTDLVPLVLGLAGAP
- a CDS encoding MlaD family protein, whose translation is MTARRPRRGIAALAAVAATISACTLDPAKMPVPGAAVAGPTYSVHIQFTNALNLPAQAKVVANGAKVGSLRSVTIVDPSATAPGYVEAIVDISTAVRLPASTTAQLRQSTVLGDIYIGLSTPEPGPPLADGGAIGLEQTKPPLQIEDLLLGLSSFVGGGSLQQIQRIIDQANAALPEEPADTARIFDTLGRDVQDVSLNLDAVDRLLDGLRANLSAVTDNRAALDALLSPRGATEIPASANSIAQTLGIVGQLSLIANALVWLGPLLQAGDSAAKALVPLLFAANPLDLAAPSNLNRLVALLHDKVIPFAERPAIDITSVTVESSRTEQTEDMVRALRVIGLVR
- a CDS encoding MlaD family protein; the encoded protein is MKPTALASLASIVVLLIAGGTYLVFGVVRVSWLDDTLTATLQVPDSGGLAAGSKVLLSGVEIGRVTAVSHTSTAVEVRLRIDSRYPVPAASAARIEALSALGEPYLDFRPADGGGPYLRDGQTVPARNVQTPVSLPEVAADTTGLLRQLDPAALTSIVDTFSIALAGTDRLTPEIARATDLLAATILSRSAVLRQLLLDLQAHAPRTGAIGSGLAEAAQPWQDFGPRVAEVADALAGMIRAGQMPQAFHFDDGISLGLLPFLEKLSAKIEALGPELQELLPLLAALAATATRSAGQLDLSALITQALHATTLDGTLRLQLAVK
- a CDS encoding TetR/AcrR family transcriptional regulator, whose amino-acid sequence is MTTTPTSRRQMYAAATRTALLDAGRESFAERGYAGTSIEDITAAALISKGAFYRHFADKQAIFLDLFAERLHDAAESIEEAVTGIQQAEPGAGPPIAIACAYAFAARSISDPVHRELLRQAPEVLGEQKYNAIDDKLVLPPVQRLLAVLAERGELRDGVPLETTARLLLRLMCASNTIIANAADRESMLAECATTMMFIFAGVLKTAET
- a CDS encoding TetR/AcrR family transcriptional regulator is translated as MPKALTREEQQAITREVILAAAQQVFLTSGYHGTTIAKIAKAAGRTHGALYGHFASKEALGQEILRQHFEEVLARLATALIEVDDIAAKLVVLEQQWRILSAETDWTTLAAEFVFATRQDPEQAKTIAETTDGLRAAVRVVLLTQAASIDLDIHDLELLDRAIVAIIGSGIGLVIAQVLGTVDADGSAAGFIETFRLWLVRLGVSPHQLEHPTRP
- a CDS encoding oxygenase MpaB family protein; the protein is MGNVADDNRKYDFLLKLHGKNGEKALTMAEAPRLDDGYFGPDSISWKIYNNFLVAGMGALSGLFISVLDPDGGYGVGQHTVYHSDTLGRVRRSVQFFGGAVFGDTAGAEKVGRDLFRKHSHVNGVVPATGESYRANHVETLKFTYVVGWPHLWRAYKAFGDPNATAEDERQFYAEQHIVAELLGIPSGELPRTPEEVDAWVQNAEQNIMAFTRPAQELTDFLTKPPWTPVWPLGVLNIPLRVLIWASVPLLTPHVRAMCGLENKPIRTAVSTALVRRAAKLVSNPIVDRALASWFGYEYWGYMHNAARHAAGTGRVPFTHDPGLRLQQGKGGTLQSTESADARSSATAGHSNGIAQEVGL
- a CDS encoding peroxiredoxin-like family protein translates to MTRVDVIANERLLTDRHYWREFQEFWQDKPVALVFLRQFGSAFALQQAQKISAHYDEITAAGGDVVFIGLGTPIQAFTFRQKAKTRFTVLATNDQTLYRTMGLWRAVLGTIGPRNLVPFVHLLRNGVYPAQRTGDNAQLGGAFVVAAGGKEVVWDFRAHRASDIPPTADIVAALRAASKVAAA